The window CAGACATCCTTGCTGGCCAGGACCAGGGATCTTGTGAGGAGCACGCTGCTTCTCCAAAATATAACTGAACGGAAAACATAAgcgaaaatgtaaacattattcaATCCTGTGTCAACAGCAAGTGACATTCTCCTCGGTGATGGTCTGGTTCTAGTCAGTGCCACTCTGTATGCCATCTCTAATGTGTGCCAGGAATACACAGTGAAGAATCTGAGCAGGGTGGAGTTTTTGGGCATGGTCGGCCTCTTCGGGTCAATCATCAGTGCAATACAACTGTAAGATTTGTTCATGAACCACAACAACAGTAGAGCAGTTGCTGAACGTCAGTTCCACATCATCTGCACTGTTTTATTTTGTCACCTACAGGGGGATTCTTGAACATAATGAAGTGTCTAGAATTCAGTGGACATGGGAAATTGGTAAAGTACAGCAATGCCAAATAAAACCCCTTTCAGTTATGTCAATGACGTCATCCTAGGCTTGATTGTTGGCCTCTCTTCTTAGCTCTTATCCTGGCTGGATATGCGGTCTGCATGTACGGCTTCTATAGCTTCATGCCTTTGGTGATAAAGATGAGCAGTGCCACAGCGGTCAATCTTTCCTTACTCACTGGAGACCTCTTCAGCCTCTTTTGTGGGCTCTTTTTGTTCCAATACGCTGTGAGTAAAATACTTAATTGAGacataatgtattttacattacaaaattAGTTATATCATTATAtacaaaactacatttttgaaTGTCATTTGGTGATTTGCCAGTAACATTTTTCAGATTATATGTTAAAAACAGGTCTCCtgcgtattattattatatatatttttgtataaagcaaattttaaataaatagaatgttcaaaagaacagatttatttgaaatagaaatctttatctctattttaaacattaGTATTGTCTTTACTGTAATGTTTAATCAGTTGTTGATTGATgcataaaagtattcatttctttccatAAACAAAAGATCCTACTGGCCTCACATTTGAACAGTAATgactataaaagaaaaataaattatgaaataaaaaaatatatatatgcaccaGTGTGCATTTTTAGCATAAGTGGCAATAGTATCTAGATGTGTCCTTGTATTCTTATCTCAGATATTCTGGGTCATTGTGACATGGAGctttatatttctttaatatgTGAAGATTTTTAAGTCCCCGGTGTCCTCTGCTTACTCTTTAACATTCctcaccaaaaaaaacaaacaaaaaaacttcttAGCAATTCATTTATATACTGAATGCACTACACACTTCATGTGACTCTtacctgttttatatttaaattaacttcTTTCAAcatcttatttttgttttctacaaaCGGTCCTTCAATGTTTTTTGACTGAGGTATTTCAGTCCACTTATTTGTTCTTTCTTAGTTCTCAGGACTGTATATTGTGTCACTGGTGGTGATCCTCGTTGGTTTCATCATGTTTAACACCGTCCCTACCCTGAACCCAGCTCTTGCCCCGTCATCTGATGAGGAAGGGTGGGACAATCACGCCGCCGAGTTTGATAACGACAGCACTCAAGGCTGTGTGGATGAGATAACCTGTGCACAAGCAGAGCAAGATCAAATCAAGAGTCAAGTGAATGAAAGGCAGTCAGCATGTGTGGTCATAAACAGTgttaaaatgtagttttgttaACTCCATGttaaaacacacctgaaccttttttttatcatagtttttttgtcattatatttGAATAGTGATTATGTTgataaatcaaatgaataaactgcagaaaaaaaaagaaaaaggaaagagtATGACACAAATGTTCTTATCTCATGACATCAGATCATTTATATCACTGTTGGCAAACAAACTCATATTTATGGCCCAATAGATCTGTGAATGCCACTGTTGTCACTTTAAACTGATTTTAagaatcagaaaaaaagtttgagGAACCACAACATACAgcaattaaatgttacaaaaaaagcaTAGGCAATTTTGATTGATTCATTGCGTGTATAGCTCGACAGTCCAATGTACTAAGGCACATGATTAGATTCAGAACATAcaatagttcaacccaaaatgaaaaccATTTTTCAGTTTAGTTCATTAGATTTCAGTTCAAAACACCAGCTTGTATTTTTAAGCAATCtcaaaaagcttgtttaattggTTCAGGCGAGTTTGGAGCTAAAACCTTTTTATACAGAAACATCAAAAATAATCAGTTTTCTTTTCCATGTCAACTATATGGCTTTACTCAAACTGCCAACTGTAAGTGGTTTGCCAAATGTTCTGTTAAAGGTCAAAGAAATATTGTACAGGTTATgaatttaaagaaatttaaattctgtaatcatttactcattctctcCAAACCATCCGGTTCTTCTAGAACacaaaagtatattatttatttatttattctttgtcCATACAATGATATTTAAAAAGGCATGTTGTTTGGTTCCCcgcgttcttcaaaatatcgtttgtgttctgcagaaaaaaaataaatcatagttTTAAAACAAGTAAATGATAAGTtgaatttttggggtgaactatcctttaagttCTCTATTTGACTGTCAAGTGTCCAAAAATAACTACTAAACAAAAGGTAAATGTAtcaagatgtattttttattgaacattttttacttatttttgctCCTCTTATAACATAATTTACAGGCTATATACAACTTGAACTTTCTCCATGgggaaagcacacacacacacacacacacacactaatatatatatatatcagtgtggAAAGAGGTTTGAAAATTTGTTCTACATGGTCCCAGAAATTGAAAATaacatatattcatatacatatatacacacacacacataaaaatgagCACTGAAACAAGAAACATCCATCTACATGCAAAACCAGCCATATCAATTAGTCTAAGAATGTGTACATCCTACAGAGTACGAACACACAAAAGTAAAACCTGacaaccaaaataaaaagttcagtgtgttctctctcacacatttACAGAAGCAGAACAAATGCAGGGACTCTTGCGCAACATAACACTGTGATTGGTAAACATGGGTTGCTCATACTGGAACAACCGACAGGGATCACAGTGTTAGTTTTAAATCAAATCTCTTTGTACATACAGGCTGTGCTTTACCTGCAGGTCTGTGTAGCGTTCAGTGCGGCTCAATGCAGACTTTCTCCCGTCCAGGAATCCTGCAGCATCTCTCGGACTCTTACAACTGTCCTGAAGCCTAAAAGATGTTCATTTAAGGAACACAAGCTGACATCCATCCACCTTTCAACTGCAGCATCATTTGtcacaaaaacacaagcacaaagCCTCCGAGTAACAcattcatttcacacacacagatgcatgtaGATCTAACACTTCTGCACATATAATAACCAACATTTATCACCAGTGGCAAGATGAAGGCATTGAATGTGTTGGAATACATTCGCAATGACATCCAGAACAAGGTTGCGAAGTCGCAAACTAATGGTTCTCCTCAGTGGAGCTGAATTCATACACCTCTGAGCTGGATGCAAGTAGGTGGCTTTGTTAGTGAAGAACTTAAAGAGTGCAGATGCAGCAAGAGAACAATAGGGGGCAGCATTGAACAGGACTCCAGATTGACTTTAAAAGGCACTCCTGTCAGATTCCCAATGACTCATGTGACAGTCACACAACAATAGTGTCTATGCCAGCTAGAGCACTACAGATAAATCATGTAAACTCTGTATTTCTTATGGAAACATCTCACACACGCTCCTAGTGTCAGCTACA is drawn from Carassius auratus strain Wakin chromosome 40, ASM336829v1, whole genome shotgun sequence and contains these coding sequences:
- the slc35f2l gene encoding solute carrier family 35 member F2 isoform X2 produces the protein MQISIQWLLQLFKTLLMGQGLSALICGTAVTSQYLATVYYLNTPMLQSFINYILLGITYTTALIFRRGDGNILQILKTKWWKYLLLGLTDVEANYAVVKAYQYTTLTSIQLLDCFIIPVLMILSWFFLKTRYRIIHYVAVCICLAGVGAMVGADILAGQDQGSSSDILLGDGLVLVSATLYAISNVCQEYTVKNLSRVEFLGMVGLFGSIISAIQLGILEHNEVSRIQWTWEIALILAGYAVCMYGFYSFMPLVIKMSSATAVNLSLLTGDLFSLFCGLFLFQYAFSGLYIVSLVVILVGFIMFNTVPTLNPALAPSSDEEGWDNHAAEFDNDSTQGCVDEITCAQAEQDQIKSQVNERQSACVVINSVKM
- the slc35f2l gene encoding solute carrier family 35 member F2 isoform X1 encodes the protein MPQEQDTTLCNKIREGMTKWRDIFTWQLFKTLLMGQGLSALICGTAVTSQYLATVYYLNTPMLQSFINYILLGITYTTALIFRRGDGNILQILKTKWWKYLLLGLTDVEANYAVVKAYQYTTLTSIQLLDCFIIPVLMILSWFFLKTRYRIIHYVAVCICLAGVGAMVGADILAGQDQGSSSDILLGDGLVLVSATLYAISNVCQEYTVKNLSRVEFLGMVGLFGSIISAIQLGILEHNEVSRIQWTWEIALILAGYAVCMYGFYSFMPLVIKMSSATAVNLSLLTGDLFSLFCGLFLFQYAFSGLYIVSLVVILVGFIMFNTVPTLNPALAPSSDEEGWDNHAAEFDNDSTQGCVDEITCAQAEQDQIKSQVNERQSACVVINSVKM
- the slc35f2l gene encoding solute carrier family 35 member F2 isoform X3; this encodes MGQGLSALICGTAVTSQYLATVYYLNTPMLQSFINYILLGITYTTALIFRRGDGNILQILKTKWWKYLLLGLTDVEANYAVVKAYQYTTLTSIQLLDCFIIPVLMILSWFFLKTRYRIIHYVAVCICLAGVGAMVGADILAGQDQGSSSDILLGDGLVLVSATLYAISNVCQEYTVKNLSRVEFLGMVGLFGSIISAIQLGILEHNEVSRIQWTWEIALILAGYAVCMYGFYSFMPLVIKMSSATAVNLSLLTGDLFSLFCGLFLFQYAFSGLYIVSLVVILVGFIMFNTVPTLNPALAPSSDEEGWDNHAAEFDNDSTQGCVDEITCAQAEQDQIKSQVNERQSACVVINSVKM